A window of the Bombus huntii isolate Logan2020A chromosome 8, iyBomHunt1.1, whole genome shotgun sequence genome harbors these coding sequences:
- the LOC126868216 gene encoding general odorant-binding protein 83a-like: MGGKQALLYLGLVCLQTIFVNAVPDWLPPEIFDMVAEDKARCMSEHGTTQAQIDEVDKGVLKDDTSITCYMFCLLEAFSLADDEGDIDADMLLGLLPDQMQARAESVMSKCTPATGSDKCDKIYNLAKCAMAEAPDVWFIV; this comes from the exons ATGGGTGGCAAACAAGCGTTGCTGTATCTTGGCCTCGTGTGCTTGCAGACGATTTTCGTGAACGCCGTG CCGGACTGGCTACCACCTGAGATATTCGACATGGTGGCAGAGGACAAGGCTCGGTGCATGAGCGAGCATGGCACGACGCAAG CGCAAATCGACGAAGTGGACAAGGGAGTACTAAAAGACGATACGTCGATCACTTGTTATATGTTTTGCTTGCTCGAAGCGTTCAGCTTG GCCGACGACGAAGGCGACATAGACGCGGATATGTTGTTAGGTCTGCTGCCAGATCAAATGCAGGCAAGAGCAGAGTCGGTTATGTCCAAATGTACTCCAGCAA CGGGCTCTGATAAGTGCGACAAGATATATAACCTCGCCAAATGCGCCATGGCGGAAGCACCGGAC GTATGGTTCATTGTCTAA
- the LOC126868194 gene encoding mucosa-associated lymphoid tissue lymphoma translocation protein 1-like isoform X1, whose protein sequence is MTHFDKDTYIECLPVTVYNEIVNALNKDAAWITLANHVAEELQYPCTLWIQSLNEIKHPNDSPGQKLLSELSIKMCTIEILHTLLSDCKLYNILSIISDPEPLSIIMHPTEEFQTSILKVSFGHRLRLCCKAVGMPLPNYIWYHNNNELQHCTSDVLDFIIVSASQAGEYRCKVFQIKNDGTLISTLTSKAITVQIFSTPVVIEEQPQPLLEVKEGENFTIHCKANSYSKPRYQWFHDNTKLEGETSNILHVKQFSLKNEGKYYCYIYNDISEIYTQRTRVMMDLPKFKAVAKIALVIANEEYENHECLLTSKNDAACIGNLLKEIGFEVICLLNLTITQMKNAIKIFSKALVEGVYGLFYFAGHGFKMQESYMLATDAPEAYLRKDAICESELLSAFLENDPELLIVILDMCQTLPSKEFNPEIYHEVPTVNVYKSKKNLRNLIQAYSTSSHRPSYEKLNCKYGLYMEHLSEYINKDITVTKLFEEVGKSIDSCFKGKERNQIPMFAVSVTKPFRLTDATYKNKRPDIINYLSKLISYSTQTINVLFKQARMCSRVKISLFMEPYLNIVRIKVLDLPNVEINFFNSIPAKRNNLFQDQHEKECWIHNPQINEIFIAGTIGDFCVKRWYPYWCYSIAYKRLHTPSTETCKYLRKET, encoded by the exons atgactCATTTTGATAAAGACACGTATATTGAATGTTTACCAGTAACTGTATATAATGAGATAGTTAATGCATTGAATAAAGACGCAGCTTGGATAACATTAGCAAATCATGTAGCTGAAGAGCTTCAATATCCATG TACTCTGTGGATACAATCTTTAAACGAGATCAAACATCCAAACGATTCTCCTGGACAAAAGCTGCTTTCTGAATTAAGTATTAAAATGTGTACTATAGAGATTTTACATACTTTATTAAGCGACTGCAAGCTTTATAACATTCTTTCAATTATATCTGATCCAG AACCTTTGAGCATTATTATGCATCCAACAGAGGAATTTCAAACTAGCATTTTGAAAGTATCATTTGGACATCGTCTTCGTCTATGCTGTAAAGCTGTTGGGATGCCATTACCAAATTACATATGGTAccataataataatgaattgCAGCACTGTACTTCTGATGTgcttgattttattatagttag TGCTTCTCAAGCAGGAGAATATAGATGTAAggtatttcaaattaaaaatgatgGAACTCTCATATCAACTTTGACTTCAAAGGCTATAACTGTACAAATTTTTTCTACACCTGTTGTGATAGAAGAACAACCACAGCCACTTTTAGAAGTTAAAGAAGgtgaaaattttacaattcaTTGTAAAGCCAATAGTTATTCCAAACCACGTTACCAATGGTTCCATGACAATACTAAACTAGAAGGAGAAACATCTAACATTTTGCAT GTAAAACAATTTAGTTTGAAGAATGAaggaaaatattattgttatatttataacgaTATCAGTGAAATTTATACGCAAAGAACTCGTGTAATG ATGGATCTTCCAAAATTTAAAGCAGTTGCAAAAATAGCTTTGGTCATTGCGAATGAAGAGTATGAGAACCATGAATGTCTTTTAACATCTAAAAATGATGCTGCGTGCATTGGTAATCTTCTTAAAGAAATAGGATTTGAAGTAATTTGTCTCCTCAATTTGACAATTACTCAAATGAAAaatgcaataaaaatatttagcaAAGCTTTAGTTGAAGGAGTGTATG GCTTATTCTATTTTGCTGGACATGGTTTTAAAATGCAAGAAAGTTATATGCTTGCAACAGATGCTCCAGAAGCATATTTAAGAAAAGATGCAATATGTGAAAGTGAACTATTGTCTGCATTCCTTGAGAATGATCCTGAActattaattgttattttagATATGTGTCAAACTTTACCTTCAAA AGAATTTAATCCTGAGATATACCATGAGGTACCAACAGTGAATGTGTATAAAAGCAAGAAGAATCTTAGAAATTTAATTCAAGCATACTCTACATCTAGTCATCGACCGAGTTATGAgaaattaaattgtaaatatggTTTATATATGGAACATCTCAgcgaatatattaataaagatataactgttacaaaattatttgaagAAGTAGGAAAAT CAATTGATAGCTGTTTTAAAGGGAAAGAACGGAATCAAATTCCAATGTTTGCTGTCTCTGTTACAAAACCATTTCGTCTTACTGATGCTACTTATAAAA acAAACGTCCAGatatcattaattatttaagtaaACTTATATCATATTCAACTCAGACAATAAATGTACTGTTTAAACAAGCAAGGATGTGCAGTAGAGTTAAAATTTCTCTATTTATGGAaccatatttaaatatagtaaGAATCAAAGTACTTGATTTACCAAATGTAgaaattaacttttttaattctattccTGCAAagcgaaataatttatttcaagatCAACACGAGAAAGAGTGTTGGATTCATAATCCCCAAATCAATGAG ATCTTTATTGCAGGGACCATTGGTGATTTCTGTGTCAAAAGATGGTATCCCTATTGGTGCTACAGTATTGCATATAAAAGATTACATACCCCCTCTACTGAAACTTGTAAATATTTGAGAAAAGAAACATAG
- the LOC126868194 gene encoding mucosa-associated lymphoid tissue lymphoma translocation protein 1-like isoform X2, with translation MTHFDKDTYIECLPVTVYNEIVNALNKDAAWITLANHVAEELQYPCTLWIQSLNEIKHPNDSPGQKLLSELSIKMCTIEILHTLLSDCKLYNILSIISDPEPLSIIMHPTEEFQTSILKVSFGHRLRLCCKAVGMPLPNYIWYHNNNELQHCTSDVLDFIIVSASQAGEYRCKVFQIKNDGTLISTLTSKAITVQIFSTPVVIEEQPQPLLEVKEGENFTIHCKANSYSKPRYQWFHDNTKLEGETSNILHVKQFSLKNEGKYYCYIYNDISEIYTQRTRVMMDLPKFKAVAKIALVIANEEYENHECLLTSKNDAACIGNLLKEIGFEVICLLNLTITQMKNAIKIFSKALVEGVYGLFYFAGHGFKMQESYMLATDAPEAYLRKDAICESELLSAFLENDPELLIVILDMCQTLPSKEFNPEIYHEVPTVNVYKSKKNLRNLIQAYSTSSHRPSYEKLNCKYGLYMEHLSEYINKDITVTKLFEEVGKSIDSCFKGKERNQIPMFAVSVTKPFRLTDATYKNKRPDIINYLSKLISYSTQTINVLFKQARMCSRVKISLFMEPYLNIVRIKVLDLPNVEINFFNSIPAKRNNLFQDQHEKECWIHNPQINEGPLVISVSKDGIPIGATVLHIKDYIPPLLKLVNI, from the exons atgactCATTTTGATAAAGACACGTATATTGAATGTTTACCAGTAACTGTATATAATGAGATAGTTAATGCATTGAATAAAGACGCAGCTTGGATAACATTAGCAAATCATGTAGCTGAAGAGCTTCAATATCCATG TACTCTGTGGATACAATCTTTAAACGAGATCAAACATCCAAACGATTCTCCTGGACAAAAGCTGCTTTCTGAATTAAGTATTAAAATGTGTACTATAGAGATTTTACATACTTTATTAAGCGACTGCAAGCTTTATAACATTCTTTCAATTATATCTGATCCAG AACCTTTGAGCATTATTATGCATCCAACAGAGGAATTTCAAACTAGCATTTTGAAAGTATCATTTGGACATCGTCTTCGTCTATGCTGTAAAGCTGTTGGGATGCCATTACCAAATTACATATGGTAccataataataatgaattgCAGCACTGTACTTCTGATGTgcttgattttattatagttag TGCTTCTCAAGCAGGAGAATATAGATGTAAggtatttcaaattaaaaatgatgGAACTCTCATATCAACTTTGACTTCAAAGGCTATAACTGTACAAATTTTTTCTACACCTGTTGTGATAGAAGAACAACCACAGCCACTTTTAGAAGTTAAAGAAGgtgaaaattttacaattcaTTGTAAAGCCAATAGTTATTCCAAACCACGTTACCAATGGTTCCATGACAATACTAAACTAGAAGGAGAAACATCTAACATTTTGCAT GTAAAACAATTTAGTTTGAAGAATGAaggaaaatattattgttatatttataacgaTATCAGTGAAATTTATACGCAAAGAACTCGTGTAATG ATGGATCTTCCAAAATTTAAAGCAGTTGCAAAAATAGCTTTGGTCATTGCGAATGAAGAGTATGAGAACCATGAATGTCTTTTAACATCTAAAAATGATGCTGCGTGCATTGGTAATCTTCTTAAAGAAATAGGATTTGAAGTAATTTGTCTCCTCAATTTGACAATTACTCAAATGAAAaatgcaataaaaatatttagcaAAGCTTTAGTTGAAGGAGTGTATG GCTTATTCTATTTTGCTGGACATGGTTTTAAAATGCAAGAAAGTTATATGCTTGCAACAGATGCTCCAGAAGCATATTTAAGAAAAGATGCAATATGTGAAAGTGAACTATTGTCTGCATTCCTTGAGAATGATCCTGAActattaattgttattttagATATGTGTCAAACTTTACCTTCAAA AGAATTTAATCCTGAGATATACCATGAGGTACCAACAGTGAATGTGTATAAAAGCAAGAAGAATCTTAGAAATTTAATTCAAGCATACTCTACATCTAGTCATCGACCGAGTTATGAgaaattaaattgtaaatatggTTTATATATGGAACATCTCAgcgaatatattaataaagatataactgttacaaaattatttgaagAAGTAGGAAAAT CAATTGATAGCTGTTTTAAAGGGAAAGAACGGAATCAAATTCCAATGTTTGCTGTCTCTGTTACAAAACCATTTCGTCTTACTGATGCTACTTATAAAA acAAACGTCCAGatatcattaattatttaagtaaACTTATATCATATTCAACTCAGACAATAAATGTACTGTTTAAACAAGCAAGGATGTGCAGTAGAGTTAAAATTTCTCTATTTATGGAaccatatttaaatatagtaaGAATCAAAGTACTTGATTTACCAAATGTAgaaattaacttttttaattctattccTGCAAagcgaaataatttatttcaagatCAACACGAGAAAGAGTGTTGGATTCATAATCCCCAAATCAATGAG GGACCATTGGTGATTTCTGTGTCAAAAGATGGTATCCCTATTGGTGCTACAGTATTGCATATAAAAGATTACATACCCCCTCTACTGAAACTTGTAAATATTTGA
- the LOC126868194 gene encoding mucosa-associated lymphoid tissue lymphoma translocation protein 1-like isoform X3: MLLEPLSIIMHPTEEFQTSILKVSFGHRLRLCCKAVGMPLPNYIWYHNNNELQHCTSDVLDFIIVSASQAGEYRCKVFQIKNDGTLISTLTSKAITVQIFSTPVVIEEQPQPLLEVKEGENFTIHCKANSYSKPRYQWFHDNTKLEGETSNILHVKQFSLKNEGKYYCYIYNDISEIYTQRTRVMMDLPKFKAVAKIALVIANEEYENHECLLTSKNDAACIGNLLKEIGFEVICLLNLTITQMKNAIKIFSKALVEGVYGLFYFAGHGFKMQESYMLATDAPEAYLRKDAICESELLSAFLENDPELLIVILDMCQTLPSKEFNPEIYHEVPTVNVYKSKKNLRNLIQAYSTSSHRPSYEKLNCKYGLYMEHLSEYINKDITVTKLFEEVGKSIDSCFKGKERNQIPMFAVSVTKPFRLTDATYKNKRPDIINYLSKLISYSTQTINVLFKQARMCSRVKISLFMEPYLNIVRIKVLDLPNVEINFFNSIPAKRNNLFQDQHEKECWIHNPQINEIFIAGTIGDFCVKRWYPYWCYSIAYKRLHTPSTETCKYLRKET; the protein is encoded by the exons ATGCTCTTAGAACCTTTGAGCATTATTATGCATCCAACAGAGGAATTTCAAACTAGCATTTTGAAAGTATCATTTGGACATCGTCTTCGTCTATGCTGTAAAGCTGTTGGGATGCCATTACCAAATTACATATGGTAccataataataatgaattgCAGCACTGTACTTCTGATGTgcttgattttattatagttag TGCTTCTCAAGCAGGAGAATATAGATGTAAggtatttcaaattaaaaatgatgGAACTCTCATATCAACTTTGACTTCAAAGGCTATAACTGTACAAATTTTTTCTACACCTGTTGTGATAGAAGAACAACCACAGCCACTTTTAGAAGTTAAAGAAGgtgaaaattttacaattcaTTGTAAAGCCAATAGTTATTCCAAACCACGTTACCAATGGTTCCATGACAATACTAAACTAGAAGGAGAAACATCTAACATTTTGCAT GTAAAACAATTTAGTTTGAAGAATGAaggaaaatattattgttatatttataacgaTATCAGTGAAATTTATACGCAAAGAACTCGTGTAATG ATGGATCTTCCAAAATTTAAAGCAGTTGCAAAAATAGCTTTGGTCATTGCGAATGAAGAGTATGAGAACCATGAATGTCTTTTAACATCTAAAAATGATGCTGCGTGCATTGGTAATCTTCTTAAAGAAATAGGATTTGAAGTAATTTGTCTCCTCAATTTGACAATTACTCAAATGAAAaatgcaataaaaatatttagcaAAGCTTTAGTTGAAGGAGTGTATG GCTTATTCTATTTTGCTGGACATGGTTTTAAAATGCAAGAAAGTTATATGCTTGCAACAGATGCTCCAGAAGCATATTTAAGAAAAGATGCAATATGTGAAAGTGAACTATTGTCTGCATTCCTTGAGAATGATCCTGAActattaattgttattttagATATGTGTCAAACTTTACCTTCAAA AGAATTTAATCCTGAGATATACCATGAGGTACCAACAGTGAATGTGTATAAAAGCAAGAAGAATCTTAGAAATTTAATTCAAGCATACTCTACATCTAGTCATCGACCGAGTTATGAgaaattaaattgtaaatatggTTTATATATGGAACATCTCAgcgaatatattaataaagatataactgttacaaaattatttgaagAAGTAGGAAAAT CAATTGATAGCTGTTTTAAAGGGAAAGAACGGAATCAAATTCCAATGTTTGCTGTCTCTGTTACAAAACCATTTCGTCTTACTGATGCTACTTATAAAA acAAACGTCCAGatatcattaattatttaagtaaACTTATATCATATTCAACTCAGACAATAAATGTACTGTTTAAACAAGCAAGGATGTGCAGTAGAGTTAAAATTTCTCTATTTATGGAaccatatttaaatatagtaaGAATCAAAGTACTTGATTTACCAAATGTAgaaattaacttttttaattctattccTGCAAagcgaaataatttatttcaagatCAACACGAGAAAGAGTGTTGGATTCATAATCCCCAAATCAATGAG ATCTTTATTGCAGGGACCATTGGTGATTTCTGTGTCAAAAGATGGTATCCCTATTGGTGCTACAGTATTGCATATAAAAGATTACATACCCCCTCTACTGAAACTTGTAAATATTTGAGAAAAGAAACATAG
- the LOC126868210 gene encoding uncharacterized protein LOC126868210, whose translation MLFRLKKCVLHIQMRQFVMFHTNNTAQLKIKTIYHWREPKYSNIINPSLNVRRLLHSENQSSLPPLMFGYPKQWNFFETVQLYFILNSSIDPEFRIQDFMIGAHQALIAISTALNMRDYEALNGMVKEKAIKILRHRVDRLTPRQRELLLIDDESLVFLPYFIKLRRNKDNNDAVVHIGIQGLFMKGFLDIDSYVHIHYIFERMYKNGVGSEWIVRLVSHTSFW comes from the exons ATGCTATTCCGGTTGAAAAAATGTGTACTTCATATACAGATGCGACAATTCGTAATGTTTCACACGAATAATACAGctcaattaaaaataaaaacgattTACCATTGGAGAGAACCGAAATActcaaatataataaatccAAGTCTTAATGTACGTAGATTACTACACTCTGAAAATCAAAGCAGTTTGCCACCGTTAATGTTTGGATATCCTAAGCAATGGAATTTTTTTGAAACGGTGCagctttattttattttgaattcaTCTATTGACCCAGAGTTTCGTATACAAGATTTTATGATAGGAGCTCATCag GCGTTGATAGCAATATCTACGGCTTTAAATATGCGAGACTATGAAGCATTAAATGGTATGGTAAAAGAAAAAGCTATAAAAATACTAAGGCACAGAGTTGATCGCTTAACTCCAAGACAACGGGAGCTACTTCTTATTGATGATGAATCTCTTGTGTTTCTTccttatttcataaaattaagaaGGAATAAAG ATAACAATGATGCAGTCGTTCATATAGGAATACAGGGATTGTTTATGAAAGGATTTTTGGATATAGATTCATATGTGCatattcattatatatttgaaaGGATGTATAAAAATGGAGTAGGAAGTGAATGGATTGTAAGGCTAGTAAGTCATACATCATTTTGGTAG
- the LOC126868208 gene encoding probable 39S ribosomal protein L24, mitochondrial — MRLTTILFGKLGEWSKKYANLPDRYIDRVSERVLWKPPPGKPQFLKRKIVPNKKLYYSIHRPWTTNFQYENWVMKRRDWSPVEPIKDWSFFRGDRVELLTGPDKGKQGIVHDIIQERNWVIVHGLNTKVIIRGKKKGFPGIYLRVEQPLLVTTQVQLIDPSDLKRTAIEWRYTQDGEYVRVSLRTGRIIPIPVSSQETVDYKTPDMYVEEHKDTTESDVKELTFEAKLKTFEMDIMDKMGIVEDRVPKKYYWY, encoded by the exons ATGAGGCTCACAACTATTCTATTTGGAAAGTTAGGTGAATGGTCGAAAAAATATGCGAATTTACCAGACCGCTACATAGACCGTGTCTCAGAACGT gtATTGTGGAAACCTCCACCTGGCAAACCACAATTTCTTAAACGTAAAATAGTACCAAATAAGAAATTGTACTATTCTATCCATCGACCATGGAcaacaaattttcaatatgAGAATTGGGTTATGAAACGTAGAGATTGGTCACCAGTTGAACCCATAAAAGATTGGAGTTTCTTTCGTGGTGATCGT gTGGAACTCTTAACTGGTCCTGATAAGGGAAAACAAGGAATAGTACATGATATTATACAGGAGAGAAATTGGGTTATTGTTCATGGATTAAATACAAAAGTAATAATACGGGGGAAAAAGAAAGGTTTTCCTGGAATTTACTTGCGTGTAGAACAACCATTATTAGTTACGACTCAAGTGCAATTAATAGATCCTTCAGATTt gaAACGGACTGCAATAGAATGGAGATATACACAAGATGGTGAATATGTAAGAGTGTCTCTTAGAACTGGCAGAATTATTCCCATACCTGTATCAAGTCAAGAAACTGTAGATTACAAAACTCCAGATATGTATGTTGAAGAACATAAAGATACTACTGAAAGTGACGTAAAGGAATTAACATTCGAA GCAAAATTGAAGACATTTGAAATGGATATTATGGATAAAATGGGAATTGTAGAGGATCGTGTaccaaagaaatattattggtattaa